TCTGTAAGCTTCAATGTCCATCCAGAAAAACTACTGGATGGACAAGATTTTAAAAGGAGAAAGCGACGCCGCCGAAGAATCCTTGAAAAGTCACCGAATTATGGTTTAATCCGGTAAATGAACCTGGACTTTCAGTGTTGTACATGAGATGGGAAGGTGCATGTATATATTGTAAATATTCGTATCCAGCCCTTAAAAGAAGCCATTTGTTACACACAAGCGTCTTCAAAGACAATCCTGTCTGCAAATGCACCCCAGGCACACAGACACATTTATCCTTGTACTTTTGCACATTTACGGTCGTTGTCCCATTATTGAAAATCTCTTGTTCGTCTTCAATATCAGCTTTTCCCACCAATAAACTCAGGCTTGCCTTTCCAAATGTCGACAACCCTTCGAAAAGCTCAAAGTCATACCCAATTCCAACCATCGGGCCAATGCCCTTATAGTCCAGGGAACGTGTTAGGGTATTTGTCAACGATGGATCAACGGGAGAATTCTTATCATCTCCTTCAATAGGCTTAACATCATGCATCTTATCTATGCGATCCTGGCAAATAGACGCATAGTCCGCCCCTGCAAAAGGTTTTAAGCAAAGACCGCATCCCTTTCCAAATTCAATGGAATACCCGACAACCAGCTCCGCTCTTTGAAAATCAATTTTCCAGTCCGTAGTCGCATACCTGCCATATTCAACCGGAAGCGGAGTTGGCCAAGTTAAGGATAGAAGAGGATCCTTATTAACAATGCTATCGAAGCACTTCGAGCTAAAGTTCGTGTAGGTCGCCATTACGTCAAAACAACCGCACAAGTCTTCTTTTCCTAAGTATAAACGAAATCCTCCGTTCCAATCGGGATCGATAAAGTGATAATTCACAATATTGCTGACATTGCTTTCTTCTGTGAAAGATGATTGCCCTTCCGCTGCAAAATGCAAATTGCTAAGGCAAGGAGACCAATACAAATAATCTCCGCCAATGGTAAAACCGCATTCGCAAATTTCAGCAGCTCCGACAGGAGAAAGGGTCAAACATCCTGCGGCAGACAAAAGAATTAAAATCGAATTTTTTATAGATCTCATCG
This genomic window from Waddlia chondrophila WSU 86-1044 contains:
- a CDS encoding Lpg1974 family pore-forming outer membrane protein — encoded protein: MRSIKNSILILLSAAGCLTLSPVGAAEICECGFTIGGDYLYWSPCLSNLHFAAEGQSSFTEESNVSNIVNYHFIDPDWNGGFRLYLGKEDLCGCFDVMATYTNFSSKCFDSIVNKDPLLSLTWPTPLPVEYGRYATTDWKIDFQRAELVVGYSIEFGKGCGLCLKPFAGADYASICQDRIDKMHDVKPIEGDDKNSPVDPSLTNTLTRSLDYKGIGPMVGIGYDFELFEGLSTFGKASLSLLVGKADIEDEQEIFNNGTTTVNVQKYKDKCVCVPGVHLQTGLSLKTLVCNKWLLLRAGYEYLQYIHAPSHLMYNTESPGSFTGLNHNSVTFQGFFGGVAFSF